DNA sequence from the Carnobacterium funditum DSM 5970 genome:
GTGGTATATAATGGAATCATTTTTGGTGAAAATCCAGTTGTGAAGAAAACTCATACAATATTCACATTAACGTGTGTTGCCAGACTACATCCAGTTAAAGCACATGATTTTCTATTTGAAGTCTTAAAGTCTAGTGGGTTAACGAACTTTCATTTAAATGTTGTTGGAGATGGTGAATTGCGCCATAAATTAGAACTAAAAGTCTCAGAATTGAAACTAGAAAAGCAAATACAATTTCACGGCTCTTTAGATAAATTAGAAATAGAAAAAATCTTACAACAAACGGATGTAACTGTTCTAACTTCATTAAGTGAAGGATTTCCTTTGGTATTATTAGAATCTGCAGAACAAAAGATACCTTTTATTAGTACAAATGTTGGAGACATCGCAAAATTAGTACCAGATTCATCATACGGTTGGCTAATCCCTTCTCTAAACCCTAATGCACTTTCTGCTGCATTAAAAGAAGCATATGTGTTTTGGCAAACAGGCACATTATCAGCAAAAGGGGAGAAATTATTTGAATTAGCTTCAAAGAAATTTTCATTAAAGTCTGCTTATTTAGAAACTATTAGAGTTTATGAAGCTAGATAACTTATTAGAATACGTAACATGAATGAATAATTCTGGATCAATCACAGCGCTTTATAAAGAGCGATACTTATAACTAGTGAAGAGATTTTGTTTTAGACTGTAAACTCCTTTAATGTATGTTTAGTGTTTCTTTTCATCTTTGCTATAATACTGATGTGATAGTATCGGTTAGCTTATCACTTTTCATTCGGTTTCAAGGCTCTCATTTGAGAAAAAACTAAGGAGTTCAAAATAACGAATAAGATATAGAATCATAATAGAAAGCAAACAAGTTTCAAGAAAATCTGTGAATTATCCAAGGAAATATATAATATTTAAATATGTGACAAATGTTTGAATCGTTTAAATAAATTAAAATTGTGTGATGGAAAACGATGGTAATTTTTATTAAACAAAGATATA
Encoded proteins:
- a CDS encoding glycosyltransferase family 4 protein produces the protein MKILHINAGLEEGGAKTHILSLLSQFPSGMAELLLLEEGSISQEARLLGIKVHVIKQRSRYDLTILKRLIDFIKVNHYDVVHTHGARSNLLLALIRKRLNLTWVATVHSDPVLDFMGNGLKGKIFSYLNLKSLKKVDKLIAVTERLKSDLIKKDVSKEKIFVVYNGIIFGENPVVKKTHTIFTLTCVARLHPVKAHDFLFEVLKSSGLTNFHLNVVGDGELRHKLELKVSELKLEKQIQFHGSLDKLEIEKILQQTDVTVLTSLSEGFPLVLLESAEQKIPFISTNVGDIAKLVPDSSYGWLIPSLNPNALSAALKEAYVFWQTGTLSAKGEKLFELASKKFSLKSAYLETIRVYEAR